In Leifsonia sp. AK011, the genomic stretch GCGTCTGGCCGATGTACTCGACGATGAAGTCGGCTGGGTTGTGCGCCTCGAAGAACTCCTGGTTCTCGAACGGATAGTGCACCTGAGCGAACGGCATCGATCCGGAGTCGAACCACACGTCGAGCACATCCTCGATGCGACGCATCGTCGACTGGCCCGTCGGGTCGTCGGGATTCGGGCGCGTGAGCTCGTCGATGTACGGGCGGTGCAGGTCGGGCTCGCCGTCCGCGTTCAGGGGCAGGGTTCCGAAGTCGGCCTCGAGCTCGGCCAGCGAGCCGTAGACGTCGACGCGCGGGTACTCGGGGTTGTCGCTCTTCCACACCGGGATCGGGCTGCCCCAGTAGCGGTTGCGGCTGATCGACCAGTCGCGGGCATTGCCCACCCACTTGCCGAACTGGCCGTCCTTGACGTTGTCGGGAACCCAGTTGATCCCCTGGTTGAGCTCACCCATGCGGTCGCGGAACTCTGGCACGCGCACGAACCAGCTCGACACCGCCTTGTAGATGAGCGGGTTGCGGCAGCGCCAGCAGTGCGGGTACGAGTGCTCGTAGCTCGCCATGCGGAACAGGCGACCCTCGGCGCGCAGCTTCTGGGTGAGCGGCTTGTTGGCCTCGAAGACCTGAAGACCCGCGACATCCGCGATGTTCGGCAGGAAGCGCCCGCCGTCGTCGACCGAGAGGATGACGGGGATGCCAGCCGCGGCACACACCAGCTGGTCGTCCTCACCGTAGGCCGGGGCCTGGTGCACGATGCCGGTACCCTCGCCCGTCGCGACGTAGTCGGCGACGAGGATCTGCCAGGCATTCTCGGTGCCCCACTGCTCGGTGTCCGCGTAGAAGTCCCAGAGGCGGACGTAGCGCACACCCTCGAGATCGCGACCGCTGAGCGTGCGGGATGCCGCGGCCTGAGCATCAGCCGCTGACTCGTAACCGAGCTCCTTGGCGTACGCGCCGACGGTGTCGCTCGCGAGCAGGTACTCGGCCGCACCGTCGACGAGCGGGCCGCTCGGGACAACGGAGTACGTGATGTCGGGCCCGACCGCGAGCGCGAGGTTGGTCGGAAGCGTCCAGGGGGTGGTCGTCCAGGCGAGCGCGTTGACGCCCGTGAGCCCCAGAGACTCCGCCTTCGCGCCGTCGAGCGGGAACGTGACGGTGACAGCCTGGTCCTGGCGCATCTTGTAGACGTCGTCGTCCATGCGCAGCTCGTGGTTGGAGAGCGGCGTCTCGTCGTGCCAGCAGTAGGGAAGCACGCGGAAACCCTCGTAGGCGAGGCCCTTGTCGTGCAGCTGCTTGAACGCCCAGATGACGCTCTCCATGAACGTGGTGTCGAGCGTTTTGTAGTCGTTCTCGAAGTCGACCCAGCGCGCCTGGCGGGTGACGTACGTCTCCCACTCCTCGGTATAGCGCAGGACGGACTCGCGGGCGGCAGCGTTGAAGGCCGCGATGCCCATCTCCTCGATCTGGCTCTTCTCGTTGATGCCGAGCTGCTTCATCGCCTCGAGCTCGGCCGGGAGCCCGTGCGTGTCCCAGCCGAAGCGACGATGGACCTGCTTGCCGCGCATGGTCTGGAACCGCGGGAAGAGGTCCTTGGCATACCCCGTGAGGAGGTGGCCGTAGTGCGGGAGTCCATTGGCGAACGGGGGGCCATCGTAGAAGACCCATTCCGGGGCGCCCTCGCGCTGGTCGATGGATGCCTGGAACGTGCCATCCTTCTTCCAGAAATCGAGGATGCGCTGTTCGATCTCGGGGAAGCGCGGCGAGGGCGCGACGCCGTCGTCAGGTCCGTTGAGGGGGTAGGCCATGGGTCTCCTCTAGTGCAAAGTTCTTCGCACGAGGACGACCTCTCGGCCGCGGTACCACCCCGCTTGCCGCAGCGTGATGCTACGACCGCTCAACTACCGCTGTGACGGGCTTACCCGTTCGGTTCTACTGGCCGGACTCGAAACTCGCCCGGTGTTCTTCCGAAGGCTCCCCGGTGATGGCCGGATCGGTGCCTGTACGGCAATTCTACTGGATTCGTCCGGCCGATCGTGCGATGAGGGCATTGACGAGAGCAGCCCCCTGCTCGGCGTCATCGACCGTCACCACCAACGACCGGTCATCGACTCGCCGCAGCTCGATTGCCCCTCCGGCACGCACCACGATGCCCGTGCGCCTGCCACCTCCGGCGCGGATGCCCCAGCCCCCGAAATCGCGTGTGGGGTTGATCTCCGTCACCGTGGCCCCGGCCAGCTTCTCGATCGGGTAGTGGAAGCGCGGCGCGCCCAGGGCTGACCGAACATCGACTCCCGAGGCGTCCACCCGGATCGTCCAGAACATGGTGGACGTGACCGCGACAATGACGAGCGCGAGAATGCCGACCCAGATGACCAGGCTGAGGAGCGGCGCACTCGCCCACACCACGATTGCACCCGCGGTCGCCGCCAGGGCGATACCCCCGATGACGAGTCCCACCACCCTTCGACCGGGCTCGACGCGCCGGGTCCACACGGCGCGTTCGGTGGGCGCGAGGTCGAGTACGGGCCGGGCCGACGGGTCTGCTGCGGCCGTTGCGGTGTGGCGCGGCAGGGCGAACCAGGCACCTACAGTCGCCAGAAGTCCGACGACGATCGCAGTCGAGAGAAGCGGGAGCACGGATGGCGCGGCCGTGGCATCCGCGAGCCCCGCTTGCAGCACGGCGGAACCTGCCCCTGCTGCGGTGACCACGACGGCAAGGAACGCACCGGTGGCCAGCACCCCGCGCTGCGACCACGAGATCCCCTCGGTGCGTGCTGTGCGCGTGACGGCGAAGGCGAATGCCGCGTAGCCGAGCGAGAGGAGCGGGAGTGCCACGAGGATCCAGGGCGACCCGAATCCGTCGGGTTCGCCCGACGTTCCCCAGTGCACCGCGACGGGATCGGGCAGCACGGGAAGCAGGCTGAGCGTGACGACAGAGCCGGCGAGTCCGATGAGTGCTGGAAGTGCCACTCCGACGAGGAGCAGCCGGATGTGCTGGGCGCGGGTCATGTCCATGCCTTCCTGATGAGGTCTGAGAGCGCGGCGGGCGAGAGATCGAGCCTCTGCGCGTCGGCCACGAGATGATCGATGTCGTTCATGAGCTGGGCGTAGTCCCTCGTGCGCTCGGTGACGACGGCGCCGCGGCCGCGGCGAAGTTCGATGAACTCCTCGTCGCGAAGCACCTGATACGCCCGCAGCACGGTGTGCAGGTTGATCTCGAGCGACTGTGCGAGTTCGCGGGCGGCGGGCAGCCGTTCTCCCGCGGAGATCGCTCCCGAGATGATCTGCCCACGGATACTCGCCACGAGTTGCTCGAAGAGCGGAACCGACGATGCGGGATCGATGGCTACGAGCATGACTCCATCCTATTGTTCTATATCTCCTAGAACAACTAGCACCCGATCTACACGTCCAGCAAGGCCCGGGTGAAGGGATGCCGCGGCCTCGCGAGCACCTCGGATGCCTCCCCCGACTCCACCACTCGGCCCTCCCACATCACGGCGATCTCGTCGCTCATCTGCCGAATCACCGCGAGATCGTGGGAGATGAAGACCAGTGTGAGGCCCAGATCACGCTGGAGACCCTCGAGGAGTGCGAGCACCTGCGCCTGGATCGAGGCGTCGAGAGCCGACACGGGTTCGTCGCACACGAGAATCCTCGGACGGCGCGCGATGGCTCGGGCGATCGCCACGCGCTGACGCTGGCCGCCCGAGAGCTGCCGTGCGCGGCGGCCGAGCAGCTCGGGTGTGAGCCCCACCTGGTCGAGGAGTTCACGCACGCGGGCATCCCGTGCTCCCCTGTCGTCATCGGCGAGCGCGACAGCTTCGCCGATGATCCTGGCGACCGTGTACCGCGGGTCGAAGGAGGCGTACGAATCCTGGTCGATGAGCTGGATGCTCGCGCGCAGGGGTCTGCGCTCGCGTTCAGTGAGCGCAGACCAGGGCCTCCCGTCGAGCAGTACCTCTCCGGCATCCGGCTGCTCGGCGCCCAGGAGCACGCGTGCGAGGGTGCTCTTTCCCGAACCTGACTCCCCCACGATGCCGAGGGTGCGTCCCGAGCGCACCGCCAGGCTCACGTCGTCCAGGGCCCGGGTGACCCCGCCATCGGGGCGACGGTAGGCGACCGAGACGCCCTGTGCCTCGAGTGCCATCGGGCCGTCGAGCCGGGACGGTACGCGCTCGGTCGGGGCCGCGGCGAGGAGCACCTGCGTGTAAGGGTGCTCCGGTGCATCCATCACCCGTCGCGTTGGACCGGTCTCCACGATGCGGCCCGCCTGCATCACAGCCACTCGGTCGGCGAGCCTCGCGACGGCCCGGAGGTCGTGACTGATGAGCAGGATGGCGATGCCGGAGTCGCGCAGCTCGGCGAGCAGGTCGAGGATCTGCCGCTGCACTGTCGCATCGAGGGCCGTGGTGGGTTCGTCCGCGATGAGCACACGGGGCCCGGCGGCGAGCGCCGAGGCGATCAACGCGCGCTGGCGAAGCCCGCCGGAGAGCTCGTGCGGGTACTGGCGGGCACGGATCTCGGGCTGCGGCACGGCAACGTCGTGCAAGAGCTGGAGCACCCGGTCGCCGATGTCGTGACGCGATGTGTGCTCGTGGACCTCGATCGGCTCGGCGACCTCACGCCCCACCCGTCGCAGCGGGTCGAGGGCGACGAGTGCATCCTGGCTGACGAGGCCGACACGTCGCCCGCGGATGTCGCGCCACTGCCGCTCGGAGAAGGCTCGCGCGTCCACGTCCCCAACCACGAGCTCGTCGGCGGTGACGATTGCGCCGGGCGGCTGCAGGCCGAGCAGGGAGTTGGCGGTCATCGTCTTGCCCGACCCCGACTCTCCCACGATGGCAAGGCACTCCCCGGGCGCCACGTCGAGGGAGACTCCGTCCACGACGACGGCGCCACCGATCGAGACGGTGAGATTGGACACGGCCAGTGCGCTCACCGGGCATCCCCCGCGCCTCGCGACTGAAGGAAGCGGCCGACCACGCTCACGCTGATGACCGTGACAGTGATGACGATCCCCGGGAACAGCGCGATCCACCACGCCCGATCGAGGAAGTTGCGACCGTCGGCGAGGATCACTCCCCACTCGGGAGCCGGCGCCGCTGGTCCCAGGCCGAGGAAACTCAGTCCAGCCGCGGCGACGATCGAGGTGCCGACCCCGATCGTCGCCATGACCAGCAGGGGCCCGAGCGTGTTGGGCACGACATGGCGGACGATCGTGACGGCGGGGGCCACCCCCAGGGTGCGCGCGGCACGAACATAGCCGGAGTTGCGCACCACGAGGGTCTGCGAGCGCGCGACTCGTGCATAGGCGGGTGCCGCGGCGATGGCGAGGGCCACGAGCAGGCTTCCCTGTCCGGGACCGATGATCGCGATGACGATGAGTGCGAGAAGGAACTCCGGGAACGACATCGCGATGGCGATCACCTTCGCAATGACACCGTCGACACCCTTGGGCGCAAGACCCGCCGTCACGCCGACCACGAGACCGGAGAGGAGGGCGACGGCGCTCGCGCCCACACCCACGATGAGCGAGTAGCGCGCGCCGTAGACGACTCGAGCGAACACGTCCCGCCCCGACTGGTCGGTGCCGAAGGGGTGCGCCGCGCTCGGCGGGATAAGGGATGCCGCGGCGTCCGCCTTGAGCGGGTCGAGGGGCGTGAACACCCCGGGGAACGCGGCAGCCACCACGAGAATCGCGAGCACGAGGGATGCCGCGACCACCGCCGGCGCCACGGGCGTGGACCGGGAGAGCACGCGCCTGCTGAGGACCAGGCTCATCGCACACCCCCGCCCTGCCTCTGGCGCGGATCGACCAGCCGGTAACTCGCGTCCACGAGCAGGTTGATCACGGCGAACGTGGCGGCCGAGAGCACGATGATGCCCAGCACCACCGGGAGGTCACGGTCGGTGATGGCACGCAGCGTCACCCGGCCGAGGCCCGCTCGACCGAACACTGTCTCGACGAGCACCACCCCTCCCAGCACGGATCCCAGAAGGTAGGCCGTGAGGGTGATTCCGTCCGCTGACGCGTGACGGAGGGTGTGACGGAGTACGAGGCGGGTGTGGCCGACGCCACGCGAGCGGGCCGTCACGACGAACGGCTGGGTGGTCGCGGCATCCAGCCCCTGCCTCAGAACCTGGCTGATGATCCCCGCGAGCGGTAGCGCAAGAGTGACCGCGGGGAGCACGAGCGCGGGCAGTCCCTCTGTCGAGGCGACAGGGAACCATCCGAGACGGAAGGAGAACACCGTGATGAGCACGAGTCCGATCCAGAACGTCGGCGACGACACCACGATGAGTTCGAGAACGGATGCCACCCCCCTGCCCCATCGGCCCTGCACCAGCAACGCCCCCGTCAGGGCGATCACGAGGGCGAGGACCATGGCAGTCCCGGCGAGCGCGAGCGTCGGGCCCAACTGGGACCCGAGAACCTCGAGGACGGGCTGGCGGAGCTGGTAGGACTGTCCGAAGTCGCCCGTGGCGAGCCTGCCGAGGTAGCTCAGGTACTGCACGAGGGGCGGTTCGCCGAGCCCCCAGTCGAGACGGATCTGCTCTTTGACCGATTCGCTGACCTGGGCCTGCACACCGAGCATGACGTCCACGGGATCCCCCGGAATGGCCTTGAGCGCGAGGAAGCCAGCGGTCGCAGCACCCCAGACGACGACGAGCACGCCGCCGATGGCCCGAAGCACCCCCGCCGCCACGCGAAGGCTCGCGGGGCGGCGGGGCGGCTCAGACGAGGTCACTACCTCACGCTAGCGCCGTAGAACAACGGACGGCCGTAGAGGTCGAACGTGAGGTTCTCGACGTCGTTGCTGTACGCGGTGATGAGCGAGGGCACATACAGCGGGACGATGGCGACGTGCTCGGCGTTCCACTGCTGCACGTCGGTGTAGATCGCGGTGCGGGCCACCGGGTCGCTCGTGGCAACCGCCGACTCCAGCAGACCATCGAGTTCGGGGTCGCTCACCTGCGAGGCGTTCTGGAAGCCATCCGTGTGGAGGTGGCTGCGCAGGGCGTCGGCGTCCACGCCGGAGAAGCCCCAGTCCGTCAGGTCGAAGGTCTTCGGCCCGTACTGCTCGTTGTAGGCGGCAGGCTCGAGCGCCTCCCGTACGACCTCGAAGCCGATGTCGCGCAGGTCGGACTGGATAAGGTCGGCGAGCGCGGCGCGGTCGTCCGGGATGGGAGTCCAGGCGATCCAGCGCACGCTCAGGCGCTTGCCGTCCTTCGTGCGGTAGCCGTCGGCGTCGCGCCCGGTCCATCCAGCCTCGTCGAGTAGCTGCCCCGCCTTGTCCGGGTCGTAGGGCCAGGTGCCCTCGAGCGAGGCGTCGTACGAGTTCGGCGTCGTCGGCCCGAGGATGCTCCATGCGCGCGGGTACTGGCCGAAGAAGATGCTGTCGACGGCGGACTCCGCATCGAAACCGATCGAGAAGGCCTCGCGAACACGCTCGTCCGCGAAGACGCCGTAGGTCTCGTTGAGGTAGAGCGAGTACGGAATGCCCGGCAGCTCGACCGACTGGACCGTGAAGCCATCGCCGATCTGCTCGACGGTGCTCGGGGTGATGTTGCCCGCGACATCCACCTCGCCGCTCGTGAGCGCGCCGGTGCGCACTGACGTCTCGGGAAGAATGCGCACGGTCAGCGTGTCGATGTCGCTCGGGCCGGTGTGGTCGACGTTCGCCGGTCCCCAGTTGTAGTCGGGGTTGGCGGTGTAGACGATCTCCTGGTCGGGCACGTACTCACTGAGGATGAACGGGCCGGTGCCGACCGAGATGTCGGGGCCACCGGTCTTCAACTCGTCCGCCTTCTCCTCGAGCACCTTCG encodes the following:
- the ileS gene encoding isoleucine--tRNA ligase, which codes for MAYPLNGPDDGVAPSPRFPEIEQRILDFWKKDGTFQASIDQREGAPEWVFYDGPPFANGLPHYGHLLTGYAKDLFPRFQTMRGKQVHRRFGWDTHGLPAELEAMKQLGINEKSQIEEMGIAAFNAAARESVLRYTEEWETYVTRQARWVDFENDYKTLDTTFMESVIWAFKQLHDKGLAYEGFRVLPYCWHDETPLSNHELRMDDDVYKMRQDQAVTVTFPLDGAKAESLGLTGVNALAWTTTPWTLPTNLALAVGPDITYSVVPSGPLVDGAAEYLLASDTVGAYAKELGYESAADAQAAASRTLSGRDLEGVRYVRLWDFYADTEQWGTENAWQILVADYVATGEGTGIVHQAPAYGEDDQLVCAAAGIPVILSVDDGGRFLPNIADVAGLQVFEANKPLTQKLRAEGRLFRMASYEHSYPHCWRCRNPLIYKAVSSWFVRVPEFRDRMGELNQGINWVPDNVKDGQFGKWVGNARDWSISRNRYWGSPIPVWKSDNPEYPRVDVYGSLAELEADFGTLPLNADGEPDLHRPYIDELTRPNPDDPTGQSTMRRIEDVLDVWFDSGSMPFAQVHYPFENQEFFEAHNPADFIVEYIGQTRGWFYVMHVLSTALFDRPAFKNVISHGIVLGSDGQKMSKSLRNYPDVSEVFDRDGADAMRWFLMSSSVIRGGNLVVTEEGIREGVRQLLLPLWSTYYFFTLYANATSVPEALEGHASGYTATWRTDSTNLLDRYILAKTRELIEDVTADLEALDSPLAAEKLRDFADVLTNWYVRRSRERFWEGAGTEAFDTLFTVLETVTRVAAPLIPLVAEEMWQGLTGGRSVHLEDWPDAALFPADHELVAGMDSVREVASAGLSLRKARGLRVRLPLAGLTVVSARDYLADAESILRDELNLKSVSFAPLEEGSLESFGITRKVSVNARALGPRIGKDVQRVIQSAKAGDWSTDGDRVIVGGTELFEGEYELTLDAADPASAIAFLGDGGFVILDTVTTPELEAEGFARDIIRVIQDTRKAAGLDVSDRIELTILGDNQGDIAALATHAETIAGETLAVAHAFELSEDPDATPMASAQRTTLVSGQYSNAGVLVVDVVKSGAANV
- a CDS encoding DUF1648 domain-containing protein; the encoded protein is MTRAQHIRLLLVGVALPALIGLAGSVVTLSLLPVLPDPVAVHWGTSGEPDGFGSPWILVALPLLSLGYAAFAFAVTRTARTEGISWSQRGVLATGAFLAVVVTAAGAGSAVLQAGLADATAAPSVLPLLSTAIVVGLLATVGAWFALPRHTATAAADPSARPVLDLAPTERAVWTRRVEPGRRVVGLVIGGIALAATAGAIVVWASAPLLSLVIWVGILALVIVAVTSTMFWTIRVDASGVDVRSALGAPRFHYPIEKLAGATVTEINPTRDFGGWGIRAGGGRRTGIVVRAGGAIELRRVDDRSLVVTVDDAEQGAALVNALIARSAGRIQ
- a CDS encoding GntR family transcriptional regulator, with protein sequence MLVAIDPASSVPLFEQLVASIRGQIISGAISAGERLPAARELAQSLEINLHTVLRAYQVLRDEEFIELRRGRGAVVTERTRDYAQLMNDIDHLVADAQRLDLSPAALSDLIRKAWT
- a CDS encoding ABC transporter ATP-binding protein, with amino-acid sequence MSALAVSNLTVSIGGAVVVDGVSLDVAPGECLAIVGESGSGKTMTANSLLGLQPPGAIVTADELVVGDVDARAFSERQWRDIRGRRVGLVSQDALVALDPLRRVGREVAEPIEVHEHTSRHDIGDRVLQLLHDVAVPQPEIRARQYPHELSGGLRQRALIASALAAGPRVLIADEPTTALDATVQRQILDLLAELRDSGIAILLISHDLRAVARLADRVAVMQAGRIVETGPTRRVMDAPEHPYTQVLLAAAPTERVPSRLDGPMALEAQGVSVAYRRPDGGVTRALDDVSLAVRSGRTLGIVGESGSGKSTLARVLLGAEQPDAGEVLLDGRPWSALTERERRPLRASIQLIDQDSYASFDPRYTVARIIGEAVALADDDRGARDARVRELLDQVGLTPELLGRRARQLSGGQRQRVAIARAIARRPRILVCDEPVSALDASIQAQVLALLEGLQRDLGLTLVFISHDLAVIRQMSDEIAVMWEGRVVESGEASEVLARPRHPFTRALLDV
- a CDS encoding ABC transporter permease — protein: MSLVLSRRVLSRSTPVAPAVVAASLVLAILVVAAAFPGVFTPLDPLKADAAASLIPPSAAHPFGTDQSGRDVFARVVYGARYSLIVGVGASAVALLSGLVVGVTAGLAPKGVDGVIAKVIAIAMSFPEFLLALIVIAIIGPGQGSLLVALAIAAAPAYARVARSQTLVVRNSGYVRAARTLGVAPAVTIVRHVVPNTLGPLLVMATIGVGTSIVAAAGLSFLGLGPAAPAPEWGVILADGRNFLDRAWWIALFPGIVITVTVISVSVVGRFLQSRGAGDAR
- a CDS encoding ABC transporter permease; translation: MTSSEPPRRPASLRVAAGVLRAIGGVLVVVWGAATAGFLALKAIPGDPVDVMLGVQAQVSESVKEQIRLDWGLGEPPLVQYLSYLGRLATGDFGQSYQLRQPVLEVLGSQLGPTLALAGTAMVLALVIALTGALLVQGRWGRGVASVLELIVVSSPTFWIGLVLITVFSFRLGWFPVASTEGLPALVLPAVTLALPLAGIISQVLRQGLDAATTQPFVVTARSRGVGHTRLVLRHTLRHASADGITLTAYLLGSVLGGVVLVETVFGRAGLGRVTLRAITDRDLPVVLGIIVLSAATFAVINLLVDASYRLVDPRQRQGGGVR
- a CDS encoding ABC transporter substrate-binding protein, with amino-acid sequence MPRRSRFVLGAIAAAASLALLSGCATPGNDDTQALTFAIEGANLSAGHMDPHSSQLDVSALVQRNVLDSLVAQDSDGSFVPWLATDWEISDDQLEYTFHLRDDVTFHDGTPFNADAVVANFDHITDPATASAQAASMIGYAEDGGSYVGTEAVDEYTVRVTFSKPYAPFLSAVSTSLLGFWSPKVLEEKADELKTGGPDISVGTGPFILSEYVPDQEIVYTANPDYNWGPANVDHTGPSDIDTLTVRILPETSVRTGALTSGEVDVAGNITPSTVEQIGDGFTVQSVELPGIPYSLYLNETYGVFADERVREAFSIGFDAESAVDSIFFGQYPRAWSILGPTTPNSYDASLEGTWPYDPDKAGQLLDEAGWTGRDADGYRTKDGKRLSVRWIAWTPIPDDRAALADLIQSDLRDIGFEVVREALEPAAYNEQYGPKTFDLTDWGFSGVDADALRSHLHTDGFQNASQVSDPELDGLLESAVATSDPVARTAIYTDVQQWNAEHVAIVPLYVPSLITAYSNDVENLTFDLYGRPLFYGASVR